In Candidatus Eremiobacterota bacterium, the following proteins share a genomic window:
- the rplU gene encoding 50S ribosomal protein L21 produces MYAIVETGGKQFRVSEGDVIRTDLIETEVGSSVTFDRIVLAANGDDVSIGSPLVSGATVTGTVLRQAKDKKILVFKYKPKKRVRKLNGHRQRYAEVRIDKIALP; encoded by the coding sequence ATGTACGCGATCGTTGAGACCGGCGGCAAGCAGTTCCGCGTGTCCGAAGGCGACGTCATCCGGACCGATCTCATCGAGACCGAAGTCGGCTCCTCGGTCACCTTCGACCGCATCGTCCTGGCGGCGAACGGGGACGACGTGTCGATCGGCAGCCCGCTCGTGAGCGGCGCGACGGTGACCGGCACGGTGCTCCGCCAAGCCAAAGACAAGAAGATCCTGGTCTTCAAGTACAAGCCGAAGAAGCGTGTCCGCAAGCTGAACGGCCACCGCCAGCGCTACGCCGAGGTCCGGATCGACAAGATCGCGCTCCCTTAG
- a CDS encoding lytic transglycosylase domain-containing protein, translating to MLQLRPDKGGHAFGVVRSFFASALLAYASALRAFHPALDDAHALRLAGRVVSEADAARIDARLVVALVAVESAWDPGAVSPAGARGLGQLMPGTAAGLGVDPDDAEANLHGTVVHLAGLLARYRALPPQERYVRAIAAYNAGAGAVDRYGGVPPYAETQLEVRRVIALWRRLCGV from the coding sequence ATGTTGCAATTAAGGCCAGACAAGGGCGGGCACGCATTCGGTGTGGTCCGCTCTTTCTTCGCTTCGGCGCTGCTCGCGTACGCGTCCGCGCTGCGCGCGTTTCATCCGGCGCTCGACGACGCGCACGCGCTCCGGCTTGCCGGGCGCGTCGTCTCGGAAGCGGATGCGGCGCGGATCGACGCGCGGCTGGTCGTGGCGCTGGTCGCCGTCGAGTCGGCATGGGATCCCGGCGCGGTCTCGCCGGCCGGCGCGCGCGGGCTCGGGCAGCTCATGCCGGGGACGGCGGCCGGACTAGGCGTCGACCCGGACGACGCCGAGGCGAACTTGCACGGCACCGTGGTGCACCTGGCCGGGTTGCTGGCCCGGTACCGCGCGCTGCCGCCTCAAGAGCGGTACGTGCGGGCGATCGCGGCGTACAACGCCGGCGCCGGCGCGGTCGACCGGTACGGCGGCGTCCCGCCGTACGCGGAGACGCAGCTAGAGGTGCGCCGCGTGATCGCGCTCTGGCGCCGGCTCTGCGGGGTCTAG
- a CDS encoding ribosomal-processing cysteine protease Prp — protein MIEVRFRRDSRDRLSSIFSSGHAGQAEHGEDVVCAAVSALLQAAWVGLTDVAHVPVSGHREEADFLMRWPVDVRGRDDVRAIVATAELAIEQIASQEEYRRFVRCVRESEPAGASE, from the coding sequence ATGATCGAAGTTCGCTTTCGCAGGGACAGCCGTGACCGGCTGTCCTCGATTTTTTCCAGCGGGCACGCGGGGCAGGCCGAGCACGGTGAGGACGTCGTCTGCGCGGCGGTCTCGGCGCTGCTGCAGGCGGCCTGGGTCGGGCTGACCGACGTCGCCCACGTCCCGGTGAGCGGCCACCGCGAGGAGGCCGACTTCCTGATGCGCTGGCCGGTCGACGTCCGCGGCCGTGACGACGTCCGGGCGATCGTTGCCACGGCGGAGCTGGCGATCGAGCAGATCGCCAGCCAGGAAGAGTACCGGCGCTTCGTGCGCTGCGTGCGCGAATCCGAGCCTGCCGGCGCGAGCGAGTAG